A stretch of Capricornis sumatraensis isolate serow.1 chromosome 10, serow.2, whole genome shotgun sequence DNA encodes these proteins:
- the PTH1R gene encoding parathyroid hormone/parathyroid hormone-related peptide receptor isoform X1 has translation MGAARIAPGLALLLCCPVLSSAYALVDADDVMTKEEQIFLLHRAQAQCEKRLKEVLQRPADIMESDKGWASASTSGKPKKEKASGKLHPESEEDKEVPTGSRPRGVLHLFLSVSVGTGRPCLPEWDHILCWPLGAPGEVVAMPCPDYIYDFNHKGHAYRRCDRNGSWELVPGHNRTWANYSECLKFLTNETREREVFDRLGMIYTVGYSVSLASLTVAVLILAYFRRLHCTRNYIHMHLFLSFMLRAVSIFVKDAVLYSGTALDEAERLTEEELRAIAQAPPPPAAAAAGYAGCRVAVTFFLYFLATNYYWILVEGLYLHSLIFMAFFSEKKYLWGFTVFGWGLPAIFVAVWVGVRATLANTGCWDLSSGNKKWIIQVPILASIVLNFILFINIVRVLATKLRETNAGRCDTRQQYRKLLKSTLVLMPLFGVHYIVFMATPYTEVSGTLWQVQMHYEMLFNSFQGFFVAIIYCFCNGEVQAEIKKSWSRWTLALDFKRKARSGSSSYSYGPMVSHTSVTNVGPRTGLGLPLSPRLLPAATTNGHPPLPGHTKSGSPALQATPPAVTAPKEDGFLNGSCSGLDEEACAPERPPVLLQEEWETVM, from the exons GTGGATGCAGATGACGTCATGACCAAAGAGGAGCAGATCTTCCTGCTGCACCGCGCCCAGGCCCAATGTGAGAAGCGGCTCAAAGAAGTCCTGCAGAGGCCAG CCGACATAATGGAATCAGACAAAGGATGGGCATCTGCGTccacatcagggaagcccaagaaagagAAGGCATCTGGGAAGCTCCACCCTGAGTCCGAGGAGGACAAGGAGGTGCCTACTGGCAGCAGGCCCCGAG GTGTCCTCCACctttttctgtctgtctctgtgggcACAGGGCGCCCCTGCCTGCCGGAGTGGGACCACATCCTGTGCTGGCCGCTGGGGGCTCCAGGGGAGGTGGTGGCCATGCCCTGTCCCGACTACATTTATGACTTCAATCACAAAG GCCATGCCTACCGCCGCTGTGACCGCAATGGCAGCTGGGAGCTGGTGCCTGGGCACAACCGCACGTGGGCCAACTACAGCGAGTGCCTCAAGTTCCTGACCAATGAGACGCGCGAACGG GAGGTGTTTGACCGCCTGGGCATGATCTACACCGTGGGCTACTCCGTCTCGCTGGCATCTCTCACCGTGGCGGTCCTCATCCTGGCCTACTTTAG GAGGCTGCACTGCACACGCAACTACATCCACATGCACCTGTTCCTGTCCTTCATGCTTCGCGCCGTGAGCATCTTCGTCAAGGACGCGGTTCTCTACTCTGGCACCGCCCTCGACGAGGCCGAGCGCCTCACCGAGGAAGAGCTGCGCGCCATCGCCCAGGCACCGCCGccacccgccgccgccgccgccggctaC GCGGGCTGCCGGGTGGCTGTGACCTTCTTCCTTTACTTCCTGGCCACCAACTACTACTGGATTCTGGTGGAGGGGCTGTATCTGCATAGCCTCATCTTCATGGCCTTCTTCTCAGAGAAGAAGTACCTCTGGGGCTTCACAGTCTTCGGCTGGG GTCTGCCTGCCATCTTCGTGGCTGTGTGGGTCGGTGTGAGAGCTACCCTGGCCAACACCGG GTGCTGGGATCTCAGCTCTGGGAACAAGAAGTGGATCATCCAGGTGCCCATCCTGGCCTCcattgtg CTCAACTTCATCCTCTTCATCAACATCGTGCGGGTTCTCGCCACCAAGCTGCGGGAGACCAACGCCGGCCGGTGTGATACGCGGCAGCAGTACCG GAAGCTGCTCAAATCCACACTGGTGCTCATGCCGCTCTTTGGTGTCCACTACATCGTCTTCATGGCCACGCCGTACACCGAGGTCTCAGGGACGCTCTGGCAAGTCCAGATGCATTACGAGATGCTCTTCAACTCCTTCCAG GGATTTTTTGTTGCCATCATATACTGTTTCTGCAATGGTGAG GTACAGGCTGAGATCAAGAAATCCTGGAGCCGCTGGACACTGGCACTGGACTTCAAGCGCAAGGCACGCAGCGGGAGCAGCAGCTACAGCTACGGTCCGATGGTGTCTCACACGAGTGTGACCAACGTAGGGCCCCGCACGGGACTTGGCCTGCCCCTAAGCCCCCGCCTGCTGCCTGCGGCTACCACCAATGGCCACCCCCCGCTGCCCGGCCACACCAAGTCAGGGTCCCCAGCTCTCCAGGCCACACCACCTGCCGTGACTGCTCCTAAGGAAGATGGATTCCTCAACGGCTCCTGCTCGGGGCTGGATGAGGAGGCCTGTGCGCCAGAGAGACCACCTGTCCTGCTGCAGGAGGAGTGGGAGACAGTTATGTGA
- the PTH1R gene encoding parathyroid hormone/parathyroid hormone-related peptide receptor isoform X3 — translation MRWAVLQESSWHWRREFLPPVHGPWAWITLEAFSAEGELLWELALLQGHLEGRPCLPEWDHILCWPLGAPGEVVAMPCPDYIYDFNHKGHAYRRCDRNGSWELVPGHNRTWANYSECLKFLTNETREREVFDRLGMIYTVGYSVSLASLTVAVLILAYFRRLHCTRNYIHMHLFLSFMLRAVSIFVKDAVLYSGTALDEAERLTEEELRAIAQAPPPPAAAAAGYAGCRVAVTFFLYFLATNYYWILVEGLYLHSLIFMAFFSEKKYLWGFTVFGWGLPAIFVAVWVGVRATLANTGCWDLSSGNKKWIIQVPILASIVLNFILFINIVRVLATKLRETNAGRCDTRQQYRKLLKSTLVLMPLFGVHYIVFMATPYTEVSGTLWQVQMHYEMLFNSFQGFFVAIIYCFCNGEVQAEIKKSWSRWTLALDFKRKARSGSSSYSYGPMVSHTSVTNVGPRTGLGLPLSPRLLPAATTNGHPPLPGHTKSGSPALQATPPAVTAPKEDGFLNGSCSGLDEEACAPERPPVLLQEEWETVM, via the exons ATGAGGTGGGCAGTTCTTCAGGAGTCCAGCTGGCACTGGAGACGAGAGTTCCTGCCTCCAGTCCATGGTCCTTGGGCATGGATCACGCTGGAAGCATTCTCAGCTGAAGGAGAGTTACTCTGGGaacttgcccttctccagggacaccTGGAAG GGCGCCCCTGCCTGCCGGAGTGGGACCACATCCTGTGCTGGCCGCTGGGGGCTCCAGGGGAGGTGGTGGCCATGCCCTGTCCCGACTACATTTATGACTTCAATCACAAAG GCCATGCCTACCGCCGCTGTGACCGCAATGGCAGCTGGGAGCTGGTGCCTGGGCACAACCGCACGTGGGCCAACTACAGCGAGTGCCTCAAGTTCCTGACCAATGAGACGCGCGAACGG GAGGTGTTTGACCGCCTGGGCATGATCTACACCGTGGGCTACTCCGTCTCGCTGGCATCTCTCACCGTGGCGGTCCTCATCCTGGCCTACTTTAG GAGGCTGCACTGCACACGCAACTACATCCACATGCACCTGTTCCTGTCCTTCATGCTTCGCGCCGTGAGCATCTTCGTCAAGGACGCGGTTCTCTACTCTGGCACCGCCCTCGACGAGGCCGAGCGCCTCACCGAGGAAGAGCTGCGCGCCATCGCCCAGGCACCGCCGccacccgccgccgccgccgccggctaC GCGGGCTGCCGGGTGGCTGTGACCTTCTTCCTTTACTTCCTGGCCACCAACTACTACTGGATTCTGGTGGAGGGGCTGTATCTGCATAGCCTCATCTTCATGGCCTTCTTCTCAGAGAAGAAGTACCTCTGGGGCTTCACAGTCTTCGGCTGGG GTCTGCCTGCCATCTTCGTGGCTGTGTGGGTCGGTGTGAGAGCTACCCTGGCCAACACCGG GTGCTGGGATCTCAGCTCTGGGAACAAGAAGTGGATCATCCAGGTGCCCATCCTGGCCTCcattgtg CTCAACTTCATCCTCTTCATCAACATCGTGCGGGTTCTCGCCACCAAGCTGCGGGAGACCAACGCCGGCCGGTGTGATACGCGGCAGCAGTACCG GAAGCTGCTCAAATCCACACTGGTGCTCATGCCGCTCTTTGGTGTCCACTACATCGTCTTCATGGCCACGCCGTACACCGAGGTCTCAGGGACGCTCTGGCAAGTCCAGATGCATTACGAGATGCTCTTCAACTCCTTCCAG GGATTTTTTGTTGCCATCATATACTGTTTCTGCAATGGTGAG GTACAGGCTGAGATCAAGAAATCCTGGAGCCGCTGGACACTGGCACTGGACTTCAAGCGCAAGGCACGCAGCGGGAGCAGCAGCTACAGCTACGGTCCGATGGTGTCTCACACGAGTGTGACCAACGTAGGGCCCCGCACGGGACTTGGCCTGCCCCTAAGCCCCCGCCTGCTGCCTGCGGCTACCACCAATGGCCACCCCCCGCTGCCCGGCCACACCAAGTCAGGGTCCCCAGCTCTCCAGGCCACACCACCTGCCGTGACTGCTCCTAAGGAAGATGGATTCCTCAACGGCTCCTGCTCGGGGCTGGATGAGGAGGCCTGTGCGCCAGAGAGACCACCTGTCCTGCTGCAGGAGGAGTGGGAGACAGTTATGTGA
- the PTH1R gene encoding parathyroid hormone/parathyroid hormone-related peptide receptor isoform X2 — MGAARIAPGLALLLCCPVLSSAYALVDADDVMTKEEQIFLLHRAQAQCEKRLKEVLQRPADIMESDKGWASASTSGKPKKEKASGKLHPESEEDKEVPTGSRPRGRPCLPEWDHILCWPLGAPGEVVAMPCPDYIYDFNHKGHAYRRCDRNGSWELVPGHNRTWANYSECLKFLTNETREREVFDRLGMIYTVGYSVSLASLTVAVLILAYFRRLHCTRNYIHMHLFLSFMLRAVSIFVKDAVLYSGTALDEAERLTEEELRAIAQAPPPPAAAAAGYAGCRVAVTFFLYFLATNYYWILVEGLYLHSLIFMAFFSEKKYLWGFTVFGWGLPAIFVAVWVGVRATLANTGCWDLSSGNKKWIIQVPILASIVLNFILFINIVRVLATKLRETNAGRCDTRQQYRKLLKSTLVLMPLFGVHYIVFMATPYTEVSGTLWQVQMHYEMLFNSFQGFFVAIIYCFCNGEVQAEIKKSWSRWTLALDFKRKARSGSSSYSYGPMVSHTSVTNVGPRTGLGLPLSPRLLPAATTNGHPPLPGHTKSGSPALQATPPAVTAPKEDGFLNGSCSGLDEEACAPERPPVLLQEEWETVM, encoded by the exons GTGGATGCAGATGACGTCATGACCAAAGAGGAGCAGATCTTCCTGCTGCACCGCGCCCAGGCCCAATGTGAGAAGCGGCTCAAAGAAGTCCTGCAGAGGCCAG CCGACATAATGGAATCAGACAAAGGATGGGCATCTGCGTccacatcagggaagcccaagaaagagAAGGCATCTGGGAAGCTCCACCCTGAGTCCGAGGAGGACAAGGAGGTGCCTACTGGCAGCAGGCCCCGAG GGCGCCCCTGCCTGCCGGAGTGGGACCACATCCTGTGCTGGCCGCTGGGGGCTCCAGGGGAGGTGGTGGCCATGCCCTGTCCCGACTACATTTATGACTTCAATCACAAAG GCCATGCCTACCGCCGCTGTGACCGCAATGGCAGCTGGGAGCTGGTGCCTGGGCACAACCGCACGTGGGCCAACTACAGCGAGTGCCTCAAGTTCCTGACCAATGAGACGCGCGAACGG GAGGTGTTTGACCGCCTGGGCATGATCTACACCGTGGGCTACTCCGTCTCGCTGGCATCTCTCACCGTGGCGGTCCTCATCCTGGCCTACTTTAG GAGGCTGCACTGCACACGCAACTACATCCACATGCACCTGTTCCTGTCCTTCATGCTTCGCGCCGTGAGCATCTTCGTCAAGGACGCGGTTCTCTACTCTGGCACCGCCCTCGACGAGGCCGAGCGCCTCACCGAGGAAGAGCTGCGCGCCATCGCCCAGGCACCGCCGccacccgccgccgccgccgccggctaC GCGGGCTGCCGGGTGGCTGTGACCTTCTTCCTTTACTTCCTGGCCACCAACTACTACTGGATTCTGGTGGAGGGGCTGTATCTGCATAGCCTCATCTTCATGGCCTTCTTCTCAGAGAAGAAGTACCTCTGGGGCTTCACAGTCTTCGGCTGGG GTCTGCCTGCCATCTTCGTGGCTGTGTGGGTCGGTGTGAGAGCTACCCTGGCCAACACCGG GTGCTGGGATCTCAGCTCTGGGAACAAGAAGTGGATCATCCAGGTGCCCATCCTGGCCTCcattgtg CTCAACTTCATCCTCTTCATCAACATCGTGCGGGTTCTCGCCACCAAGCTGCGGGAGACCAACGCCGGCCGGTGTGATACGCGGCAGCAGTACCG GAAGCTGCTCAAATCCACACTGGTGCTCATGCCGCTCTTTGGTGTCCACTACATCGTCTTCATGGCCACGCCGTACACCGAGGTCTCAGGGACGCTCTGGCAAGTCCAGATGCATTACGAGATGCTCTTCAACTCCTTCCAG GGATTTTTTGTTGCCATCATATACTGTTTCTGCAATGGTGAG GTACAGGCTGAGATCAAGAAATCCTGGAGCCGCTGGACACTGGCACTGGACTTCAAGCGCAAGGCACGCAGCGGGAGCAGCAGCTACAGCTACGGTCCGATGGTGTCTCACACGAGTGTGACCAACGTAGGGCCCCGCACGGGACTTGGCCTGCCCCTAAGCCCCCGCCTGCTGCCTGCGGCTACCACCAATGGCCACCCCCCGCTGCCCGGCCACACCAAGTCAGGGTCCCCAGCTCTCCAGGCCACACCACCTGCCGTGACTGCTCCTAAGGAAGATGGATTCCTCAACGGCTCCTGCTCGGGGCTGGATGAGGAGGCCTGTGCGCCAGAGAGACCACCTGTCCTGCTGCAGGAGGAGTGGGAGACAGTTATGTGA
- the PTH1R gene encoding parathyroid hormone/parathyroid hormone-related peptide receptor isoform X4 codes for MGAARIAPGLALLLCCPVLSSAYALVDADDVMTKEEQIFLLHRAQAQCEKRLKEVLQRPADIMESDKGWASASTSGKPKKEKASGKLHPESEEDKEVPTGSRPRGVLHLFLSVSVGTGRPCLPEWDHILCWPLGAPGEVVAMPCPDYIYDFNHKGHAYRRCDRNGSWELVPGHNRTWANYSECLKFLTNETREREVFDRLGMIYTVGYSVSLASLTVAVLILAYFRRLHCTRNYIHMHLFLSFMLRAVSIFVKDAVLYSGTALDEAERLTEEELRAIAQAPPPPAAAAAGYAGCRVAVTFFLYFLATNYYWILVEGLYLHSLIFMAFFSEKKYLWGFTVFGWGLPAIFVAVWVGVRATLANTGCWDLSSGNKKWIIQVPILASIVLNFILFINIVRVLATKLRETNAGRCDTRQQYRCSNPHWCSCRSLVSTTSSSWPRRTPRSQGRSGKSRCITRCSSTPSRDFLLPSYTVSAMVRYRLRSRNPGAAGHWHWTSSARHAAGAAATATVRWCLTRV; via the exons GTGGATGCAGATGACGTCATGACCAAAGAGGAGCAGATCTTCCTGCTGCACCGCGCCCAGGCCCAATGTGAGAAGCGGCTCAAAGAAGTCCTGCAGAGGCCAG CCGACATAATGGAATCAGACAAAGGATGGGCATCTGCGTccacatcagggaagcccaagaaagagAAGGCATCTGGGAAGCTCCACCCTGAGTCCGAGGAGGACAAGGAGGTGCCTACTGGCAGCAGGCCCCGAG GTGTCCTCCACctttttctgtctgtctctgtgggcACAGGGCGCCCCTGCCTGCCGGAGTGGGACCACATCCTGTGCTGGCCGCTGGGGGCTCCAGGGGAGGTGGTGGCCATGCCCTGTCCCGACTACATTTATGACTTCAATCACAAAG GCCATGCCTACCGCCGCTGTGACCGCAATGGCAGCTGGGAGCTGGTGCCTGGGCACAACCGCACGTGGGCCAACTACAGCGAGTGCCTCAAGTTCCTGACCAATGAGACGCGCGAACGG GAGGTGTTTGACCGCCTGGGCATGATCTACACCGTGGGCTACTCCGTCTCGCTGGCATCTCTCACCGTGGCGGTCCTCATCCTGGCCTACTTTAG GAGGCTGCACTGCACACGCAACTACATCCACATGCACCTGTTCCTGTCCTTCATGCTTCGCGCCGTGAGCATCTTCGTCAAGGACGCGGTTCTCTACTCTGGCACCGCCCTCGACGAGGCCGAGCGCCTCACCGAGGAAGAGCTGCGCGCCATCGCCCAGGCACCGCCGccacccgccgccgccgccgccggctaC GCGGGCTGCCGGGTGGCTGTGACCTTCTTCCTTTACTTCCTGGCCACCAACTACTACTGGATTCTGGTGGAGGGGCTGTATCTGCATAGCCTCATCTTCATGGCCTTCTTCTCAGAGAAGAAGTACCTCTGGGGCTTCACAGTCTTCGGCTGGG GTCTGCCTGCCATCTTCGTGGCTGTGTGGGTCGGTGTGAGAGCTACCCTGGCCAACACCGG GTGCTGGGATCTCAGCTCTGGGAACAAGAAGTGGATCATCCAGGTGCCCATCCTGGCCTCcattgtg CTCAACTTCATCCTCTTCATCAACATCGTGCGGGTTCTCGCCACCAAGCTGCGGGAGACCAACGCCGGCCGGTGTGATACGCGGCAGCAGTACCG CTGCTCAAATCCACACTGGTGCTCATGCCGCTCTTTGGTGTCCACTACATCGTCTTCATGGCCACGCCGTACACCGAGGTCTCAGGGACGCTCTGGCAAGTCCAGATGCATTACGAGATGCTCTTCAACTCCTTCCAG GGATTTTTTGTTGCCATCATATACTGTTTCTGCAATGGTGAG GTACAGGCTGAGATCAAGAAATCCTGGAGCCGCTGGACACTGGCACTGGACTTCAAGCGCAAGGCACGCAGCGGGAGCAGCAGCTACAGCTACGGTCCGATGGTGTCTCACACGAGTGTGA